From one Triticum urartu cultivar G1812 chromosome 3, Tu2.1, whole genome shotgun sequence genomic stretch:
- the LOC125548218 gene encoding ERI1 exoribonuclease 2-like has protein sequence MEPIMAAGRVPCAQGQGHELQQDFDYFLVVDFEATCEKDARIYPQEIIEFPAVLVDAATGRLESAFRRYIRPKHHPVLTQFCRDLTGIRQEDVDGGVDLGQALRLHDAWLSAATTGAGAKRCGGRLAVVTWGDWDCRTMLEFECRFKGIEKPSYFDQWINLRVPFQAALGGGGRFTLQEAVRAAGLDWEGRLHCGLDDARNTAWLLVELMLRGVKMSITGSLAPPRPIQQQPPHTSPCRGSSALAPPPIQQQQQPQPHVSTCSGSSVTCFSYCGQRVATRGGVVSVPGSMQGKCFFACVNGCRVLFVCSN, from the coding sequence ATGGAGCCGATCATGGCGGCGGGCAGAGTGCCGTGCGCACAGGGGCAGGGCCATGAGCTGCAGCAAGATTTCGACTACTTCTTGGTAGTGGACTTCGAGGCGACGTGCGAGAAGGACGCGCGGATCTACCCGCAGGAGATCATCGAGTTCCCCGCCGTCCTCGTCGACGCCGCCACCGGCCGCCTCGAGTCCGCGTTTCGCCGCTACATCCGCCCGAAACACCACCCCGTGCTCACCCAGTTCTGCAGGGACCTCACCGGCATCCGGCAGGAGGACGTCGACGGCGGCGTCGACCTCGGCCAGGCGCTCCGGCTGCACGACGCTTGGCTGAgcgcggcgacgacgggggcAGGGGCCAAGAGATGCGGCGGCCGATTGGCCGTCGTCACGTGGGGAGACTGGGATTGCCGCACCATGCTCGAGTTCGAGTGCCGCTTCAAGGGCATCGAGAAGCCCTCCTACTTCGATCAGTGGATCAACCTGAGGGTTCCCTTCCAGGCGGCGCTCGGCGGCGGAGGGCGGTTCACCCTGCAGGAGGCGGTCCGCGCGGCGGGACTGGACTGGGAGGGACGCCTGCACTGCGGGCTGGACGACGCGCGCAACACGGCGTGGCTTCTTGTCGAGCTCATGCTGCGCGGGGTCAAGATGAGCATTACCGGCTCGCTGGCGCCGCCACGACCGATCCAGCAGCAGCCGCCTCACACAAGCCCTTGCCGTGGCTCCTCAGCACTGGCGCCGCCGcccatccagcagcagcagcagccgcagcCTCACGTAAGCACCTGCAGTGGCTCGTCTGTGACGTGCTTCTCCTACTGCGGCCAGCGGGTGGCGACCAGAGGAGGTGTGGTGTCGGTGCCGGGATCGATGCAGGGGAAGTGCTTCTTTGCGTGCGTCAATGGGTGCCGTGTGTTGTTCGTGTGTAGCAACTGA
- the LOC125548219 gene encoding signaling peptide TAXIMIN 2-like: protein MGADDGRRDDDGWQCRPLGLLIGLPFAALALVLSLAGAVVWILGSALSCVCPCCVCCAAAANLAVGLVQMPVKVIRWFIRQIPC from the exons ATGGGGGCGGACGATGGTCGTCGCGACGACGACGGCTGGCAGTGCCGGCCGCTGGGGCTCCTGATCGGCCTGCCGTTCGCCGCCCTCGCGTTAGTGCTCTCGCTCGCCGGCGCCGTCGTCTGGATCCTCGG GTCGGCGCTGAGCTGCGTGTGCCCGTGCTGCGTGTGctgcgcggcggcggcgaacctGGCGGTGGGCCTCGTCCAGATGCCCGTCAAGGTCATCCGCTGGTTCATCAGGCAGATCCCCTGCTAG
- the LOC125543403 gene encoding dnaJ homolog subfamily B member 4-like, whose translation MGVDYYKVLGVDRGASDDDLKKAYRKLAMRWHPDKNPTTKKEAEAKFKQISEAYEVLSDSQKRTIYDQLGEEGLKGQPPPGAGGPGASSFYPGGGQSTSFHFNPRSADDIFAEFFGFSGPSFLGGMPGGSMRGEPRSYGGGVFSNEYLAKRFAEGSAGNMPRPSHKPAPIENQLSVTLADLYKGVAKKMKISREVIETSGRVSQVEEILTIDVKPGWKKGTKITFPEKGNESPSMMPADIVFIIEEKPHDVFTREGNDLVMTQKISLVEALTGYTVQLTTLDGRSLSRQVNSVIHPSYEEVIPGEGMPIPKEPGKKGNLRVKFSIKFPSRLTSDQKAGIKRLLGS comes from the exons ATGGGGGTCGACTACTACAAGGTCCTCGGCGTCGACCGCGGCGCCAGCGACGACGACCTCAAGAAGGCCTACCGCAAGCTCGCCATGCGGTGGCACCCAGACAAGAACCCCACCACCAAGAAGGAGGCGGAGGCCAAGTTCAAGCAGATCTCCGAGGCGTACGAG GTCCTTAGCGACTCCCAGAAACGCACAATATATGACCAGCTAGGGGAAGAAGGGCTCAAGGGACAGCCGCCTCCAGGGGCAGGAGGTCCTGGTGCATCTTCTTTCTACCCTGGTGGTGGCCAGTCAACCTCATTTCACTTCAATCCGAGGAGTGCGGATGATATATTTGCTGAGTTTTTTGGATTTTCTGGGCCTTCCTTCCTGGGTGGCATGCCGGGTGGCAGCATGAGAGGGGAACCAAGATCTTATGGTGGGGGCGTGTTTAGCAACGAGTATCTCGCTAAGCGATTTGCAGAGGGTTCTGCCGGCAATATGCCGCGCCCATCACACAAACCAGCACCCATTGAGAATCAGCTTTCAGTGACCCTTGCGGATTTGTATAAGGGTGTGGCCAAAAAGATGAAAATCTCAAGAGAGGTCATAGAGACCAGTGG GAGAGTTTCACAGGTAGAAGAAATTCTGACGATAGATGTGAAGCCCGGTTGGAAGAAGGGGACAAAGATCACCTTCCCTGAAAAGGGAAATGAATCTCCAAGCATGATGCCTGCTGATATTGTCTTCATCATTGAAGAGAAGCCCCATGATGTTTTCACCAGGGAAGGAAACGATCTTGTCATGACACAGAAGATCTCCTTGGTGGAAGCACTGACTGGCTATACCGTGCAACTCACAACGCTCGACGGGCGGAGCTTGTCTAGACAAGTTAACTCGGTAATCCACCCTAGCTATGAAGAGGTGATCCCTGGAGAGGGGATGCCAATACCCAAGGAGCCCGGTAAGAAGGGAAATCTGCGCGTTAAGTTCAGCATCAAGTTCCCTTCCAGGCTGACATCTGACCAGAAAGCTGGGATCAAAAGGCTGTTGGGTTCTTAG
- the LOC125543402 gene encoding triose phosphate/phosphate translocator TPT, chloroplastic-like, producing the protein MPALGTLSAGGAAAGVAGLLRLRRGPALASPLPAAARAGAVHDGAQLVWGRQLRPALVLPAGLLPLQASKRLTLRPPAASAEPAGEAKSPGLLEKYPAITTGFFFFMWYFLNVIFNILNKKIYNYFPYPYFVSVIHLLVGVVYCLLSWAVGLPKRAPINATLLKLLFPVALCHALGHVTSNVSFATVAVSFAHTIKALEPFFNAAATQFVLGQTVPLSLWLSLAPVVLGVSMASLTELSFSWKGFINAMISNISFTYRSIYSKKAMTDMDSTNVYAYISIIALVVCIPPALIIEGPQLMQYGLNDAIAKVGMTKFVSDLFLVGLFYHLYNQIATNTLERVAPLTHAVGNVLKRVFVIGFSIIIFGNKITTQTGIGTCVAIAGVALYSYIKAKIEEEKRAKAA; encoded by the exons ATGCCGGCCCTCGGGACGCTCTCCGccggcggcgccgccgccggcgtcGCAGGCCTGCTCCGCCTCCGCCGCGGCCCCGCCCTCGCCTCGCCCCTGCCGGCCGCCGCCCGCGCTGGCGCCGTCCACGACGGCGCCCAGCTCGTCTGGGGCCGCCAGCTCCGCCCGGCCCTCGTCCTCCCCGCCGGCCTGCTCCCGCTCCAGGCCTCCAAGAGGCTCACGCTCCGcccgcccgccgcctccgccgagCCCGCCGG GGAGGCCAAGTCGCCAGGGTTGCTGGAGAAGTACCCTGCAATCACCAccggcttcttcttcttcatgtG GTACTTCCTGAACGTCATATTCAACATCCTCAACAAGAAGATCTACAACTACTTCCCCTACCCATA CTTTGTTTCGGTGATCCATCTACTTGTGGGAGTTGTGTACTGCCTCCTCAGCTGGGCCGTTGGTCTCCCGAAGCGTGCG CCTATCAATGCAACGCTCCTGAAGCTGCTCTTTCCGGTGGCATTGTGCCATGCTCTTGGTCATGTCACAAGCAACGTGTCCTTTGCTACTGTTGCAGTCTCGTTTGCCCACACTATTAAAG CTTTGGAGCCCTTCTTCAATGCAGCTGCTACCCAGTTTGTCCTTGGACAGACAGTTCCCTTGTCTCTGTGGTTGTCTCTTGCCCCTGTTGTGCTTG GTGTTTCAATGGCATCCCTCACTGAACTGTCATTTAGCTGGAAGGGTTTCATCAATGCTATGATCTCTAACATCTCGTTCACTTACCGGAGTATTTATTCCAAGAAAGCCATG ACTGACATGGATAGCACCAACGTGTATGCTTACATCTCAATAATTGCTCTAGTTGTCTGCATACCACCTGCACTTATT ATTGAAGGACCACAGCTAATGCAGTATGGATTAAACGATGCAATTGCAAAAGTAGGAATGACAAAATTTGTATCAGATCTTTTCCTGGTGGGATTGTTCTACCATCTCTATAATCAG ATTGCTACAAACACTTTGGAACGGGTGGCCCCTCTGACACATGCTGTTGGCAATGTGTTAAAAAGGGTTTTCGTCATTGGTTTCTCGATCATCATTTTTG GCAACAAAATTACCACACAGACTGGAATCGGGACTTGCGTTGCAATAGCTGGTGTTGCCCTCTACTCGTACATCAAAGCTAAGATCGAGGAGGAGAAAAGG GCGAAGGCCGCCTGA